A segment of the Anaerolineales bacterium genome:
CGAAGAACAGGGCGGCCGATATCGCCGCCGACGACAGGAAGCCGCGGAAGATCGCCGCCATGGCGTCGCCGCTCTTGCCTGGGCCGGCGCGCACGGCATATGTCCCGATAATCGACGATAGCACCCCGATGCCGCGCACGATCAGCGGGTAGAGGATCCACTCGAGCATACCCGTGAGGTGCCACAGCGCCAGGCCCAGGATCAGTCCGGAGACGATGGTCACCTCGTAGCTCTCGAAGATATCGGCTGCCATCCCGGCGCAGTCGCCGACATTGTCGCCCACCAGGTCCGCCACCACGGCCGGGTTGCGGGGGTCGTCTTCCGGGATGCCGGCCTCGATCTTCCCGACAAGGTCGGCGCCGACGTCGGCTGCCTTGGTGAAGATCCCGCCGCCGACTCGCATGAACAGCGCCACCAGCGTTGCGCCGAAGCCGAACCCCAGCAAGGCGTCAGGGGCGGCGATGCCGAGCAGGATGAAGATCAGGGTGCCGCCCAGCAGGCCTAGGCCATCGGTCAGCATCCCGGTGATCGTGCCGGTCCGGTAGGCGATGCGCAGCGCTTCGGCGAAAGACCGGCGTGAGGCCGAGGCCACCCGGACGTTGCCTTGCACCGCCATCCGCATGCCGAGCTGCCCGACCAGCAGGCTAAAGCTGGCTCCTACCAAGAAGGCCACCGCCCGCGCCATTCCGATCGTCAACCGGACCTGGTCAGGGGTCATGTCGGCGAAGCGCAGGCGGGCTTCAGGGCTCGGCTCTACGATGTAGACCGAAAGGAACAGGGCGACCGTCAGCACCGCCATCACCGGCAGAATGGACCGCAATTGGCGTCGGAGATAGGCGTCGGCGCCATCCCGGATCGCGCCCCAGACCTGCTGCATCTTCTCGCTGCCCTTGTCCTCCCTGAGGATCTGCGAGCGAAGGTACAGCGCGTACAGCAGGCCGAGAATCGCGACTCCCAGGATGCTCCACACGGCGACTTGTTCGAACGTGGACAATCCCTGCATCAGGGCGCTCCTTGGATGGATTTTGGCGAACCCGGGGGCCAAGTAGCCTGATTTTACGGTAGCGTTCGGTGCCAGTCAAGCCAGGCCAAAGGCGTATGAGAATCGCATGAGAATCCGCCCGCCCTGTTGACTACCCCTTCCAGTTGTCTGTATAGTCACTTGGATAGTCGTCTGGTTTCCCTGCGCACCTGTTCTGCGCCCCCCGACCCAGGGGGGCAGCGACCCTACCCCCGACGACCCGCGAAGCCACCCGATCGGAGTATTGACTGCCGTGATTCGCGTTGCAGGCTTGAGCAAGTCGTACGGCCCGCATCTCGCCGTCCACGACCTGACCTTCCACGCCGACCGCGGGGAGGTCCTCGGCTTTCTCGGCCCGAACGGTGCCGGCAAGACCACGACCATGCGCATCCTGGCCGGCTTCATGCCGCCCACGGCCGGGTCGGCGCGTGTCGCCGGTTTCGACGTCGTGGAGCAGTCGCTCGAGGTTCGCCGGCGGGTGGGCTACCTGCCCGAGACCGTTCCGCTCTACCCCGAGATGTCGGTCCGCGAGTACCTGACGTTCATGGGGAGCCTGCGGCGCGTCGCCGGGCTGGCGGAACGCATCGAGGCGGTCCTGGAGGAAGTCGGCCTGAGCGAGCGGACGGAGAGCACGATCGGCAATCTCTCCAAGGGGTTGCGGCAGCGCTTAGGGTTGGCCCAGGCCCTGCTGCACCAGCCGGAGGTCTTGATCCTAGACGAGCCGACGATCGGCCTCGACCCCGGCCAGATCATTGAGGTGCGCCGCATCATCCAGAACCTCGGCACGCAGCGCACGGTGCTGCTCTCGACCCACATCCTGTCCGAGGCGCAGCAAATGTGCGACCGCGTGCTGATCATCAATCGCGGGGTGATTGTGGCCGAGGACACGCCGGGAAACCTGCAGGCGCAGTTGGCCGGCGCCGAGCGCTTCCGGGTGGCGGCCTCCGTTGATGGCGAGGAACTGCGGCAATTGGTGCTGGCGGTGACCGGGGTGACGGCGGTGCGCTTCTCGGGAGGTCAGGGGGAGGTGGAGGTCTCCGGCACGCCCGGGCAGGACCTGCGCCCGGCCGTTGCCCGCCGGATCGTCGAGGCCGGGCACGACCTGTACGCCTTGACTCCCACCGGCCTGAGCCTGGAAGAGGTGTTCCTCCAGCTGACGCGGGAAGAAACCCAGGCCAGGGAGGCAACCTAAACATGCGCAACGTGTGGATCATCGCCGCCCGCGAACTGCGCCACTACTTCGTCTCACCCGTGGCGTATGCCCTGGCGTTCATGGTCTTTCTGATCCTGGGGGGGATCTTCTTCATCAACGTGTTCTTCGGCCTGCAGTCCGGCTACGTCAGCCCGGATGGCCGGATCGTGATGGGCCCGCTCGTCACCATCCTGCTCTTCATCACGCCGGCGATCACGATGCGCCTGATCGCGGATGAATACCGGATGGGCACAATCGAGCTGCTACTAACTGCGCCCGTGCGGGATTGGGAGCTGGTGACGGGGAAGTGGCTCGGCTCGATGCTGTTCATGCTGGCCATCCTGGTGGTGACCTGGGCCTACCCCCTGATCCTGCACCGCATGTCGACCCCAGGCATTGACCAG
Coding sequences within it:
- a CDS encoding ABC transporter ATP-binding protein codes for the protein MIRVAGLSKSYGPHLAVHDLTFHADRGEVLGFLGPNGAGKTTTMRILAGFMPPTAGSARVAGFDVVEQSLEVRRRVGYLPETVPLYPEMSVREYLTFMGSLRRVAGLAERIEAVLEEVGLSERTESTIGNLSKGLRQRLGLAQALLHQPEVLILDEPTIGLDPGQIIEVRRIIQNLGTQRTVLLSTHILSEAQQMCDRVLIINRGVIVAEDTPGNLQAQLAGAERFRVAASVDGEELRQLVLAVTGVTAVRFSGGQGEVEVSGTPGQDLRPAVARRIVEAGHDLYALTPTGLSLEEVFLQLTREETQAREAT
- a CDS encoding ABC transporter permease produces the protein MRNVWIIAARELRHYFVSPVAYALAFMVFLILGGIFFINVFFGLQSGYVSPDGRIVMGPLVTILLFITPAITMRLIADEYRMGTIELLLTAPVRDWELVTGKWLGSMLFMLAILVVTWAYPLILHRMSTPGIDQGILLAASLGIVLMVAAMLGIGVMVSAFFRSPLAAFFVTLSVLLVLWIAGGLGVGTGVASEIARQLSFVDHFYGSFYRGLLSLPDVLYYVSLTVLALFLGAQAVEARRWG